The genomic DNA AGGCCCTGGCCGAGGCCCTCCTCCAGGGGGACTTTGGCCTCCTTAGGGGTTACTTCGGCCTGGGAGGTGTGGTGCGGGGCCTGGGGCAAAGCGTGACCCGGCTCCAGGCGGGCTACCTTAGGGTCTATGCCCTCCTTTTCGTCTTGGGCGTGCTGGTCCTATTGGGGGTGATGCGGTGGTAGTCTTGGCCATTCTTCTACCCATCCTCTTTGGGGCGCTCCTCCTCCTTGGGGCACCCCGGGCGCTGGGGGTTCTTGGGGCCTTGGCCTCCTTCCTCCTCAACCTCGGGCTCTTTTTGGCCCACCGGGGGGGCGAAACCTTTGCCTTCCAGGCGCCCTTGGTGCCCCAGGCCGGGGTCTACTGGGCCTTCGCCCTGGATGGGCTTTCCGCCCTTTTCTTCCTCACGGTGGGCCTCACGGTGCTCCTCGGAGCCCTGGTGGCCCGGGTGGAGGGCCGCTTCCTGGGCCTTGCCCTCCTCATGGAGGGGCTTCTTTTGGGGCTTTTTGCCGCCCGGGACCTCCTCGTCTTCTACCTCTTCTTTGAGGCGGCCTTGATCCCCGCCCTCCTCATGCTCCTCTTCTACGGGGGGGAAGGGCGGCTGAGGGCCCTTTACACCTTCCTCCTCTTTACCCTGGCGGGGTCTTTGCCCATGCTGGCCGCCATCCTGGCGGTGAAAGCCCTGGGGGGAAGCCCCACCTTCCTCCTCCCCGACCTTCTAGCCCACCCGGTGCGGGGCCAGGCCGCCTTCTGGGTCTTCCTCGGCTTCGCCCTGGCCTTCGCCATCAAGACGCCCCTCTTCCCGGTTCACGCCTGGCTGCCCCTGTTCCACCGGGAAAACCACCCTGCGGGCTTGGCGGACGCCCTGGGCACGCTGTACAAGGTGGGGGTGTTCGCCTTCTTCCGCTACGCCATTCCCCTGGCCCCTGAGGGCTTCGCCGAGCTCCAGGGGCTTCTCCTCTTCCTGGCGGCCCTTTCTGCGGTCTATGGGGCCTGGGTAGCCTTTTCCGCTCCCGACTTCAAGACCCTCCTGGCCTACGCCGGGGTTTCCCACATGGGGGTGGCGGCCTTGGGCGTCTTTTCCGGCACCCCGGAAGGCGCCTTAGGGGGGCTTTTCCTCCTGGCAGCCAGCGGCGTCTACACGGGGGGGCTTTTCCTCCTGGCGGGCAAACTCCACGAACGGCTAAGCACCCTGGAGATCGGGCGGTACCGGGGCCTGGCCCATAGCGCCCCGGGCATAGCCGCCTTGGCCCTCTTCCTTTTCTTGGCCATGGTAGGGCTTCCGGGGCTAGCTGGGTTTCCGGGAGAGCTCCTGACCCTCCTCGGAGCCTACCAAGTGAGCCCCTGGCTGGCCGGCCTTGCCTTCCTCTCGGTGATCGCCTCCGCCGCCTACGCCCTCACCGCCTTCCAGAAGACCTTCTGGGAGGAGGAAGGGAAGAAGGTGGCCGACCTTAAGGGCGAGGAGTGGCCCTTCGCCGCCTTGGCCGTGCTGGCCTTGGTGACCATGGGGGTCTTCCCCGGCTTCTTCCTCCACGGGCTCGAGTCCTTGGCGGAGGCCTTTGCCCGCATCCTCGGAGGTGGCGCATGACGCTCTTGGTCCTTGCGGCGGTTTCCGTGGTCCTCACCCTCCTCGGCTTCTTCGTTTCCGTGCCCGCCTTCAAGCGGCTCACCATCCTAGGGCTTTCCCTGGGGCTTCTCGCCCTTTTCGCCACCTGGGGCCGGGCGGAGGCCTTTGGGCCTTACCAGGTGGATGGGGTCTCCCGGGTCTTCACCCTCCTCGCCCTCCTGGGGGCGCTTTGGACGGTGGGGCTCGTGCGCACGCGGCGCTTTGAGTTCTACCTCCTGGTGCTCTACGCCGCCACGGGGATGCACCTCCTCGCCTCCACCAAACACCTGGTGCTGATGCTGGTGGCCTTGGAGGCCCTTTCCCTTCCCCTTTACGCCCTGGCCACCTGGCGGCGGGGGACGGGGTTGGAAGCGGCGCTCAAGTACTTCCTCCTCGGGGCCTTGGCCGCCGCCTTCTTCCTCTACGGCACCGCCCTCTTCTACGGGGCCACGGGGAGCCTGCTGGCGGGCGCCCCGGGGGAAGGCCCCCTCTACGCCTTGGCGGTGGGGCTCTTGTTGGTGGGCCTGGGCTTTAAGGTGGCCCTAGCCCCCTTCCACTTCTGGACCCCCGACGTCTACCAAGGGAGCCCCACCCCGGTGGTGCTCTTCATGGCCACGGGGGTGAAGGCCGCGGCCTTTGCCGCCCTCCTAAGGGTGGTGGCCCCGGCTTCCCTCGAGGCCCTCACCCTCCTTATCGCCCTCTCCGTGCTTTTGGGGAACCTGGCCGCCTTGGGCCAGAAGGAGGCCAAGCGGCTTCTCGCCTACTCCTCCATCGCCCACGCCGGGTACATGGCCCTGGCCCTGTACACCGGAAACGCCCAGGCCCTGGGCTTCTACCTCCTCACCTACGTCCTGGCCACGGGCCTGGCCTTCGCCGTGCTCTCCGAGATCTCCCCGGACCAGGTGCCCCTAACAAGCCTTAAGGGCCTCTTCCACCGGGACCCCCTTCTGGGCCTAAGCCTTTTCGTGGCCGCCCTTTCCCTCCTGGGCCTACCCCCCCTGGCGGGCTTTTGGGGCAAGTACCTGGTCTTCACCGAGGCGGCCCAGGCGGGGCAGTGGGGGCTCCTGGTCCTCGCCCTCCTCACCAGCGCCGTGAGCGCCTACTACTACCTGGGCCTGGCCCTGGCGGTGTTCCAAAAGGGGGAGGCGGCGGCCGCCCCCAGGCCCCTCGCCCGGAGCGTGGCCCTGTTAGTGGCCCTTTTCCTCCTCCTCCTGGGCCTCTTCCCGGGAAGCCTCCTCCCGGCCCTGGCGGCGGGCTAGGCCCGCTTCCCCATAAGGGGGACGCTTGCCCCCCTT from Thermus sp. LT1-2-5 includes the following:
- a CDS encoding NADH-quinone oxidoreductase subunit M translates to MVVLAILLPILFGALLLLGAPRALGVLGALASFLLNLGLFLAHRGGETFAFQAPLVPQAGVYWAFALDGLSALFFLTVGLTVLLGALVARVEGRFLGLALLMEGLLLGLFAARDLLVFYLFFEAALIPALLMLLFYGGEGRLRALYTFLLFTLAGSLPMLAAILAVKALGGSPTFLLPDLLAHPVRGQAAFWVFLGFALAFAIKTPLFPVHAWLPLFHRENHPAGLADALGTLYKVGVFAFFRYAIPLAPEGFAELQGLLLFLAALSAVYGAWVAFSAPDFKTLLAYAGVSHMGVAALGVFSGTPEGALGGLFLLAASGVYTGGLFLLAGKLHERLSTLEIGRYRGLAHSAPGIAALALFLFLAMVGLPGLAGFPGELLTLLGAYQVSPWLAGLAFLSVIASAAYALTAFQKTFWEEEGKKVADLKGEEWPFAALAVLALVTMGVFPGFFLHGLESLAEAFARILGGGA
- a CDS encoding NADH-quinone oxidoreductase subunit N, with protein sequence MTLLVLAAVSVVLTLLGFFVSVPAFKRLTILGLSLGLLALFATWGRAEAFGPYQVDGVSRVFTLLALLGALWTVGLVRTRRFEFYLLVLYAATGMHLLASTKHLVLMLVALEALSLPLYALATWRRGTGLEAALKYFLLGALAAAFFLYGTALFYGATGSLLAGAPGEGPLYALAVGLLLVGLGFKVALAPFHFWTPDVYQGSPTPVVLFMATGVKAAAFAALLRVVAPASLEALTLLIALSVLLGNLAALGQKEAKRLLAYSSIAHAGYMALALYTGNAQALGFYLLTYVLATGLAFAVLSEISPDQVPLTSLKGLFHRDPLLGLSLFVAALSLLGLPPLAGFWGKYLVFTEAAQAGQWGLLVLALLTSAVSAYYYLGLALAVFQKGEAAAAPRPLARSVALLVALFLLLLGLFPGSLLPALAAG